The following proteins come from a genomic window of Natrinema saccharevitans:
- a CDS encoding GNAT family N-acetyltransferase translates to MNVRSATEDDFDAITAVARATWHDTYDELDADTIDDTVDAWYTDDSMPLEAPGTVVLVAERAEQRSAEESRTESDDRDDELVGFTHAVAQGETADVLRMYVHPDHQGEGVGSALHERLMETLEETEAEEVRSFDFAFNDASRRFYEGLGFEQTDEGEVEIDGENYPEAVYTLEL, encoded by the coding sequence ATGAACGTTCGATCCGCGACGGAAGACGATTTCGACGCGATCACGGCAGTCGCTCGCGCGACCTGGCACGATACCTACGACGAACTCGACGCCGACACCATCGACGACACCGTCGACGCGTGGTACACCGACGACTCGATGCCGCTCGAGGCACCCGGAACGGTCGTTCTCGTCGCAGAGCGCGCGGAGCAACGGTCCGCGGAGGAGAGTCGGACGGAGTCCGATGATCGCGACGACGAACTCGTCGGCTTCACGCACGCGGTCGCACAGGGTGAGACCGCCGACGTCCTCCGGATGTACGTCCACCCCGACCACCAGGGCGAGGGGGTCGGCTCGGCGCTTCACGAGCGGCTGATGGAGACCCTCGAGGAGACCGAGGCCGAGGAGGTCCGCTCGTTCGACTTCGCCTTCAACGACGCCAGCCGCCGGTTCTACGAGGGACTGGGCTTCGAGCAGACCGACGAAGGGGAGGTCGAAATCGACGGCGAGAACTACCCCGAAGCGGTCTACACGCTCGAGCTATAG
- a CDS encoding 2Fe-2S iron-sulfur cluster-binding protein, translating into MTNHDATLEWPDGRSRTIEVREDETILEAAERNDIGLPFGCRTGACGTCTGRLLEGAADDALAHRRRPRALKDRHLADGYVLLCLASPRADCRIAVGSSVHTELVDNPWK; encoded by the coding sequence ATGACGAACCACGACGCCACCCTCGAGTGGCCCGACGGCCGCAGTCGAACCATCGAGGTGCGCGAGGACGAGACGATCCTCGAGGCCGCCGAACGGAACGATATCGGACTGCCGTTCGGCTGTCGCACCGGTGCCTGCGGGACCTGTACGGGGCGGCTACTCGAGGGTGCCGCCGACGATGCCCTCGCGCACCGCCGACGGCCTCGAGCCCTGAAGGACCGACACCTGGCGGACGGCTACGTCCTGCTGTGTCTCGCCTCGCCGCGGGCCGACTGTCGGATCGCCGTCGGCTCGAGCGTTCACACTGAGCTGGTGGACAACCCCTGGAAGTAA
- a CDS encoding SUI1 family translation initiation factor: protein MAGNDDDLDDLLDELDSQGDLETSQQVLSIRTESRRYDKPVTIVEGFDLSKSEIESTASDLKSALGTGGTVDDSEGRIELQGDHRGRVPELLRDRGFDVRE from the coding sequence ATGGCAGGCAACGACGACGACCTCGACGATCTGCTCGACGAACTCGACAGTCAGGGGGACCTCGAGACGTCCCAGCAGGTGCTGTCGATCCGGACCGAGAGCCGTCGGTACGACAAGCCGGTGACGATCGTCGAGGGGTTCGACCTCTCGAAATCGGAGATCGAATCGACCGCGTCGGATCTCAAGAGCGCGCTGGGAACCGGCGGAACGGTCGACGACAGCGAGGGTCGCATCGAACTCCAGGGCGACCACCGCGGCCGGGTGCCGGAACTGCTCCGCGATCGGGGGTTCGACGTTCGGGAGTGA
- the ligA gene encoding NAD-dependent DNA ligase LigA: protein MSVADENAEDNPYLREPPTDFEPVEDLSGDEAREQVTLLREAVREHDRRYYVENDPIIGDRTYDALFSRLRELEEAFGLDHPDSPTRRVGGEPIEAFDTVEHVAPMLSIEGSGEEEDIREFDERVRREVGDVDYVCEPKFDGVSMEVVYEDGRLERAVTRGDGREGDDVTENARTIGSVPQRLRGDYSEFLAVRGEVYMPKDAFQAYNRERIERGEDPFANPRNATAGTIRQLDPTVVAERPLAVFYFDVLEASDLADSHREALERFPDYGLRTNDRVEVVEDIEGAIDYRDRMLEARDELDYEIDGVVIKVDDREAREELGRTARHDRWAFAYKFPARAEVTTIADVAVQVGRTGRLTPVALLEPVDVGGVTVSRASLHNPEEIAEKNVNVGDTVRVQRAGDVIPYVEEVLEKGSEGHYELPDSCPVCDSPVERDGPMAFCTGGLGCDAQLRRSIEYYASDDGLDLEGLGEKSVRQLVDAGLLESVADLYELDREDLTDLEGWGERSAENLLAEIEGGREPPLSDFVSALGIPLVGPTTARELAREFGTFEALREAAESEPERLEGVDDVGETVAETIHDFFTSEANAAVVDAVLDHVSPRAAETDADADELAGLTLVFTGSLTGVTRDEARETVEAHGANATGSVSGNTDYLVAGENPGATKRDDARDNDVPILEESEFRELLADRGIDLE from the coding sequence ATGTCTGTCGCCGACGAGAACGCCGAGGACAACCCCTATCTCCGGGAGCCGCCGACCGACTTCGAACCGGTCGAGGACCTCTCGGGCGACGAGGCCCGCGAGCAGGTCACACTGCTCCGGGAGGCCGTCCGCGAACACGACCGACGCTACTACGTCGAGAACGACCCGATCATCGGCGACCGGACCTACGACGCGCTGTTTTCCCGACTGCGGGAACTCGAGGAGGCGTTCGGCCTCGACCACCCCGACAGCCCAACTCGCAGGGTCGGGGGCGAGCCGATCGAGGCGTTCGACACCGTCGAACACGTCGCGCCGATGCTCTCGATCGAAGGGAGCGGCGAGGAGGAAGACATACGCGAGTTCGACGAGCGGGTGCGACGGGAGGTCGGCGACGTCGACTACGTCTGCGAGCCCAAGTTCGACGGCGTCTCGATGGAGGTCGTCTACGAGGACGGCCGCCTCGAGCGAGCCGTGACCCGCGGCGACGGCCGCGAAGGCGACGACGTGACCGAAAACGCGCGCACGATCGGCTCCGTTCCGCAGCGGCTCCGCGGCGACTACTCCGAGTTCCTCGCGGTCCGGGGCGAGGTCTACATGCCCAAGGACGCCTTCCAGGCGTACAACCGCGAGCGCATCGAGCGCGGCGAGGACCCCTTCGCGAACCCCCGGAACGCGACCGCCGGGACGATCCGTCAGCTCGATCCGACCGTCGTCGCCGAGCGCCCGCTCGCGGTCTTCTACTTCGACGTCCTCGAGGCCAGCGACCTCGCGGACAGCCACCGCGAGGCACTCGAGCGGTTCCCCGACTACGGGCTGCGGACCAACGACCGCGTCGAGGTCGTCGAGGACATCGAGGGCGCGATCGACTACCGCGACCGCATGCTCGAGGCCCGCGACGAGCTTGACTACGAGATCGACGGGGTCGTCATCAAGGTCGACGACCGCGAGGCCCGCGAGGAACTGGGGCGGACGGCCCGCCACGACCGCTGGGCGTTCGCCTACAAGTTCCCCGCCCGCGCGGAAGTGACGACGATCGCCGACGTGGCGGTCCAGGTCGGCCGGACGGGGCGGCTGACTCCCGTCGCCCTGCTCGAGCCGGTCGACGTCGGCGGCGTCACCGTCTCGCGGGCCAGCCTGCACAACCCCGAGGAGATCGCCGAAAAGAACGTCAACGTCGGCGACACCGTCCGCGTCCAGCGCGCCGGCGACGTGATCCCCTACGTCGAGGAGGTCCTCGAGAAGGGCAGCGAGGGCCACTACGAACTCCCAGACAGCTGTCCCGTCTGCGACAGCCCCGTCGAGCGCGACGGCCCCATGGCCTTCTGTACCGGCGGGCTGGGCTGTGACGCCCAACTGCGCCGGTCGATCGAGTACTACGCGAGCGACGACGGACTCGACCTCGAGGGGCTGGGCGAAAAGAGCGTCCGCCAACTGGTCGACGCCGGCCTGCTCGAGTCGGTCGCCGACCTGTACGAACTCGATCGCGAGGACCTCACCGACCTCGAGGGCTGGGGCGAGCGAAGCGCCGAGAACCTGCTGGCCGAGATCGAGGGCGGCCGCGAGCCGCCGCTTTCCGACTTCGTCTCCGCGCTCGGGATCCCCCTCGTCGGCCCGACGACGGCCCGCGAACTCGCCCGCGAGTTCGGCACGTTCGAGGCCCTCCGCGAGGCCGCCGAGAGCGAGCCCGAGCGGCTCGAGGGCGTCGACGACGTGGGCGAAACGGTCGCCGAGACGATCCACGACTTCTTCACGAGCGAGGCCAACGCGGCCGTCGTCGACGCCGTCCTCGATCACGTCTCGCCACGGGCGGCCGAGACCGACGCCGACGCCGACGAACTCGCGGGGCTGACGCTCGTCTTCACCGGCTCGCTGACCGGCGTGACCAGGGACGAGGCCCGAGAAACCGTCGAGGCCCACGGGGCCAACGCCACCGGCAGCGTCTCGGGGAACACGGATTACCTCGTCGCCGGCGAGAACCCCGGCGCGACCAAGCGGGACGACGCGCGGGACAACGACGTGCCGATCCTCGAGGAAAGCGAGTTCCGCGAGCTACTGGCGGACCGGGGGATCGACCTCGAGTGA
- a CDS encoding excinuclease ABC subunit C, whose translation MEADGVRERAGSLPREPGVYQFRDGETTLYVGKAVDLRDRVRSYADPRSARIRRMVDRADDVEIAVTDTETQALLLEANLIKRHQPRYNVRLKDDKSYPMVQLTDHEAPRIEITRDPGESATVFGPYTSKAQVETVVKALRETYGVRGCSDHKYSGRDRPCLDYEMGLCTAPCTREIDLASYREDVTAVERFLEGETGILADPLGREMEAAAEDRNFERAANLRDRLETVEAFHGEGGEAVQSVGDERGVDVLGVAIAGADATVARLRAEDGKLVDRDRHTLEAPGSAGSDGEAGGGVPAVLSAFLVQYYAERELPDALLLPERHGDDEVADWLAAEGVSVRVPGAGREAKLVELALKNARRNVGRRDECAMLADALEIGSASRIEGFDVSHAQGTAAVGSNVAFVDGSAEKSDYRRKKLTDQNDDYDNMRALLEWRATRAVEGRDDRPEPDLLLIDGGEGQLEAARDALAEAGWDVPTVALAKAEERVVTPDRTFSWPSDAPHLHLLQRVRDEAHRFAVQYHQTVRDEVATVLDDVQGVGPETRKRLLGRFGSVENVREASLEDLRSVEGIGEKTAETIKSRL comes from the coding sequence ATGGAAGCCGACGGGGTTCGCGAGCGCGCCGGATCGTTGCCCCGCGAGCCCGGCGTCTACCAGTTCCGGGACGGGGAAACCACCCTCTACGTCGGGAAAGCCGTCGACCTGCGCGACCGGGTGCGGTCCTACGCCGACCCCCGCAGCGCGCGGATCAGGCGGATGGTCGACCGCGCCGACGACGTCGAGATCGCGGTCACCGACACCGAGACCCAGGCCCTGCTGCTCGAGGCGAACCTGATCAAGCGCCACCAGCCCCGCTACAACGTCCGGCTCAAGGACGACAAGTCCTACCCGATGGTCCAGTTGACCGACCACGAGGCGCCGCGGATCGAGATCACCCGCGATCCCGGCGAGTCGGCGACGGTATTCGGCCCCTACACCAGCAAGGCCCAGGTCGAGACGGTCGTGAAGGCCCTGCGGGAAACCTACGGCGTGCGGGGGTGTTCGGACCACAAGTATTCGGGCCGGGACCGACCGTGTCTGGACTACGAGATGGGGCTCTGTACCGCCCCCTGTACCCGCGAGATCGACCTCGCAAGCTACCGCGAGGACGTGACGGCGGTCGAGCGCTTCCTCGAGGGCGAGACGGGAATCCTCGCCGATCCGTTGGGCCGCGAGATGGAAGCCGCCGCCGAGGACCGGAACTTCGAGCGCGCGGCGAACCTGCGCGATCGGCTCGAGACCGTCGAGGCGTTCCACGGCGAGGGCGGCGAGGCCGTCCAGTCGGTCGGCGACGAGCGCGGCGTCGACGTGCTGGGCGTCGCCATCGCGGGCGCGGACGCCACCGTCGCCCGCCTGCGCGCCGAGGACGGCAAACTGGTCGACCGGGACCGCCACACGCTCGAGGCCCCCGGCTCCGCGGGAAGCGATGGCGAGGCCGGCGGGGGCGTTCCCGCGGTGCTGTCGGCGTTTCTCGTCCAGTACTACGCCGAGCGCGAGCTGCCCGACGCCCTCCTCCTGCCCGAACGCCACGGCGACGACGAGGTCGCCGACTGGCTCGCGGCCGAGGGCGTGTCGGTCCGCGTGCCGGGCGCGGGCCGGGAGGCCAAACTGGTCGAACTCGCCCTGAAGAACGCCCGGCGCAACGTGGGCCGGCGCGACGAGTGTGCGATGCTCGCGGACGCCCTCGAGATCGGGTCGGCGAGCCGGATCGAGGGGTTCGACGTGAGCCACGCGCAGGGGACGGCGGCGGTCGGCAGTAACGTCGCTTTCGTCGACGGCAGCGCCGAGAAGAGCGACTACCGCCGGAAGAAGTTGACGGATCAGAACGACGACTACGACAACATGCGGGCCCTGCTGGAGTGGCGCGCGACCCGCGCCGTCGAGGGACGGGACGACCGGCCCGAGCCCGACCTCCTCCTGATCGACGGCGGCGAGGGCCAGCTCGAGGCGGCCCGGGACGCGCTCGCCGAGGCGGGCTGGGACGTGCCGACAGTCGCGCTGGCGAAAGCCGAAGAGCGCGTGGTCACGCCCGATCGCACCTTCTCGTGGCCCAGCGACGCACCGCACCTCCATCTGCTCCAGCGGGTCCGCGACGAGGCCCACCGCTTCGCCGTGCAGTACCACCAGACCGTCCGCGACGAGGTCGCGACCGTGTTAGACGACGTGCAGGGAGTCGGCCCGGAGACGCGAAAGCGGCTCCTCGGACGGTTCGGCAGCGTCGAGAACGTCCGCGAGGCGAGCCTCGAGGACCTCCGGAGCGTCGAAGGGATCGGCGAGAAAACGGCCGAGACGATCAAATCGCGGCTGTAG
- a CDS encoding ArsA family ATPase has protein sequence MTDCIFYGGKGGVGKTTCAAATALRLADAGRETLVVSTDPAHSLSDSLETDLGPEPRELEAGTEGGLWAVEIDPDARKERYERLARALAADLRSAGIRLDDEEVRRLFAGGAPAGSDEIAALDLLVEYVDDGDWDVVVFDTAPTGHTLRLFDTPEVMGLALETAESLRGQVKRIGDAARTAVLGPMSMFGSGRDDGDESLESFRARLERARDLLTDPDRTEFRVVLLPERMAIAESERLVATLREADVRIDRLVVNRVFEDPEDDCSRCQSRHERHLERVAEIRATFPDLEVVTLPEREGEVQGLETLAAVAGRLPSDA, from the coding sequence GTGACCGACTGCATCTTCTACGGCGGCAAGGGCGGCGTCGGCAAGACGACCTGCGCCGCCGCGACGGCCCTCCGACTCGCCGACGCGGGGCGGGAGACGCTCGTCGTCTCGACCGATCCGGCCCACTCGCTTTCGGACTCGCTCGAGACCGATCTCGGTCCCGAGCCCCGCGAACTCGAGGCCGGGACCGAAGGGGGCCTCTGGGCCGTCGAGATCGATCCCGACGCGCGAAAGGAGCGCTACGAACGGCTGGCGCGGGCGCTGGCCGCGGACCTGCGCAGCGCCGGGATCCGACTGGACGACGAGGAGGTTCGACGGCTGTTCGCCGGCGGCGCGCCCGCAGGCAGCGACGAGATCGCGGCGCTGGACCTGCTCGTCGAGTACGTCGACGACGGCGACTGGGACGTCGTCGTCTTCGATACCGCGCCGACGGGCCACACCCTCCGGCTGTTCGACACGCCCGAGGTGATGGGGCTGGCCCTCGAGACGGCCGAGTCGTTACGCGGGCAGGTCAAGCGGATCGGCGACGCCGCCCGCACCGCGGTCCTCGGCCCGATGTCGATGTTCGGCAGCGGCCGCGACGACGGGGACGAGAGCCTCGAGTCGTTCCGGGCGCGCCTCGAGCGCGCCCGCGACCTGCTGACCGATCCCGACCGCACCGAGTTCCGGGTCGTCTTACTCCCGGAGCGCATGGCGATCGCCGAGTCCGAGCGGCTGGTGGCGACGCTGCGGGAGGCCGACGTGCGGATCGACCGACTCGTCGTCAATCGAGTCTTCGAGGACCCCGAAGACGACTGTTCGCGGTGTCAGTCGCGACACGAGCGACACCTCGAGCGAGTCGCGGAGATCCGGGCGACCTTTCCCGACCTCGAGGTCGTCACGCTGCCGGAACGGGAGGGCGAAGTGCAGGGCCTCGAGACGCTGGCGGCGGTCGCAGGGCGGTTGCCCAGCGACGCGTGA
- a CDS encoding ABC transporter permease, with protein MSSETGTPGESAGASGAPTSSINPESVRAVAKKDFQDAVRSWLFWGLSVFFFTILVVVTGALSYFGDDIAAQGATTDMLVVFVSQITKVIVPLIALVLGWKSIAGERESGSIKVLLSLPHSRKDVLLGKLLGRSAVLSLSLTVGFVLAAAVVAALLGGFDIVDYAGLLAMSVIYGVAYMSIAVALSSLTRSTTVAGAAMAAVFLVFYGVWNGLERVFRLLGERDILFFDTVTYTVESGGRTFELTRPENWAYFVLNLDPGEAYNNGLTLLTDVEALEQQSAVSAEMFGGELPIFLQDWFSFLILLFWVVVPLAIALYRFDRVDI; from the coding sequence ATGAGTTCCGAAACGGGGACGCCGGGGGAGTCGGCCGGGGCGAGCGGCGCGCCGACGAGTTCGATCAACCCAGAGAGCGTTCGCGCGGTCGCGAAGAAGGACTTCCAGGACGCCGTCCGCTCGTGGCTGTTCTGGGGGCTGTCCGTGTTCTTCTTCACGATCCTCGTCGTCGTGACCGGGGCGCTGTCGTACTTCGGCGACGACATCGCAGCGCAGGGAGCGACGACCGACATGCTGGTCGTCTTCGTCAGCCAGATCACGAAAGTCATCGTTCCCCTGATCGCGCTGGTACTGGGCTGGAAGTCGATCGCGGGCGAGCGCGAGTCCGGAAGCATCAAAGTCCTCCTCTCGCTGCCCCACTCCCGAAAGGACGTACTGCTCGGGAAGCTGCTCGGACGGTCGGCCGTCCTCTCGCTGTCACTGACGGTCGGCTTCGTACTCGCCGCCGCCGTCGTCGCCGCGTTGCTCGGCGGCTTCGATATCGTCGACTACGCCGGGCTGCTCGCGATGTCGGTCATCTACGGCGTCGCCTACATGAGCATCGCCGTCGCGCTCTCGTCGCTGACGCGCTCGACGACCGTCGCCGGAGCCGCGATGGCCGCCGTCTTCCTCGTGTTCTACGGCGTCTGGAACGGTCTGGAGAGGGTCTTTAGACTGCTCGGCGAGCGCGACATACTCTTTTTCGATACCGTCACGTACACGGTTGAGTCTGGGGGTCGGACCTTCGAACTCACCCGGCCCGAAAACTGGGCGTACTTCGTCCTGAATCTCGACCCCGGAGAGGCGTACAATAACGGGCTGACGCTGCTGACGGACGTCGAGGCGCTCGAGCAACAGTCCGCGGTCAGCGCCGAGATGTTCGGCGGCGAGTTACCGATCTTCCTGCAGGACTGGTTCTCGTTCCTGATCCTGCTGTTCTGGGTCGTCGTCCCGCTCGCGATCGCGCTCTACCGGTTCGACCGCGTCGACATCTGA
- a CDS encoding GNAT family N-acetyltransferase: MELRPATREDRSAIRRVARATWHDTYDELDADTIDDTVDEWYGDEALETALSKPGTAFLVAAKDGNIVGFTHGVVSEDEGDVLRMSVHPDHQGEGIGTALYERLREDLQDFNMERMRAIDLASNESGRAFYEDRGFEPTGEDDVEIGGEQRREVVYTLEL; the protein is encoded by the coding sequence ATGGAACTCCGACCAGCCACCCGCGAGGACCGATCGGCGATCAGACGCGTCGCCCGGGCGACCTGGCACGACACCTACGACGAACTCGACGCCGACACCATCGACGACACCGTCGACGAGTGGTACGGCGACGAGGCCCTCGAGACGGCGCTATCGAAACCCGGGACGGCCTTCCTCGTCGCGGCGAAAGACGGGAATATCGTCGGCTTCACCCACGGCGTCGTCAGCGAGGACGAGGGCGACGTCCTCCGCATGTCCGTCCACCCGGACCATCAGGGCGAGGGGATCGGCACCGCGCTCTACGAGCGACTGCGCGAGGACCTTCAGGACTTCAACATGGAGCGAATGCGGGCGATCGACCTCGCCTCGAACGAGAGCGGCCGGGCGTTCTACGAGGACCGCGGGTTCGAGCCGACCGGCGAAGACGACGTCGAGATCGGCGGCGAACAGCGGCGCGAAGTCGTCTACACGCTCGAGCTGTGA
- a CDS encoding multidrug transporter has protein sequence MGLSNGRNPTRLETAIGLAVAVVAIVGTQFLGWEWGDGRLVPTMIGVVAAAIAVVAFLARRD, from the coding sequence ATGGGGCTCTCCAACGGTCGAAATCCGACTCGGCTCGAGACCGCGATCGGACTGGCCGTCGCCGTCGTCGCGATCGTCGGCACGCAGTTCCTCGGCTGGGAGTGGGGCGACGGACGGCTCGTGCCGACGATGATCGGGGTCGTTGCCGCCGCGATCGCTGTCGTCGCGTTCCTCGCGCGCCGCGACTGA
- a CDS encoding ABC transporter ATP-binding protein has product MPAITVDELTKRFGQTLALEDLSFEVREGEVFGFLGPNGAGKSTTINVILDFARPTAGEVSVLDMDAQHNSREIRRRTGVLPEGVELYDRLTARQHLEFAIESKDADDDPEALLERVGLVDAIDRKAGGYSKGMAQRLMLAMALVGEPDLLILDEPSTGLDPNGAREMREIVREERDRGATVFFSSHIMEQVEAVCDRVGILRDGEMVAVDSVEGLRDSVEGGTTLRVTVDRIDDDALQAVRSLPDVSDATVERREPPTVVVTVDGSKTAVLSALEDRGIEITDFETTEASLEDVFQSYTTDAETGVRAR; this is encoded by the coding sequence ATGCCCGCTATCACAGTCGACGAGCTGACCAAACGCTTCGGTCAGACCCTCGCGCTCGAGGATCTCTCCTTCGAGGTCCGAGAGGGCGAGGTGTTCGGCTTCCTCGGTCCCAACGGTGCTGGCAAGTCGACGACGATCAACGTCATCTTGGACTTCGCCCGGCCGACCGCGGGCGAGGTCAGCGTCCTCGACATGGACGCCCAGCACAACAGCCGCGAGATCCGGCGTCGAACCGGCGTCCTCCCCGAAGGCGTCGAACTCTACGACCGCCTGACCGCCCGCCAACACCTCGAGTTCGCGATCGAGTCGAAAGACGCCGACGACGACCCCGAGGCGCTGCTCGAACGCGTCGGCCTCGTCGACGCGATCGACCGGAAGGCCGGCGGCTACTCCAAGGGGATGGCCCAGCGACTCATGCTCGCGATGGCGCTGGTCGGCGAGCCGGACCTCCTGATCCTCGACGAGCCCTCCACCGGCCTCGACCCCAACGGCGCCCGCGAGATGCGCGAGATCGTCCGCGAGGAGCGCGACCGCGGTGCGACCGTCTTCTTCTCGAGCCACATCATGGAGCAGGTCGAGGCGGTCTGTGACCGCGTCGGCATCCTCCGGGACGGCGAGATGGTCGCGGTCGACTCCGTCGAGGGACTGCGCGACTCCGTCGAGGGCGGCACGACGCTGCGGGTCACCGTCGACCGGATCGACGACGACGCCCTCCAGGCGGTCCGCTCGCTGCCGGACGTGAGCGACGCCACCGTCGAGAGACGCGAGCCGCCGACGGTCGTCGTCACCGTCGACGGCTCGAAGACCGCCGTCCTCTCGGCGCTCGAGGACCGCGGCATCGAGATCACGGACTTCGAGACGACCGAGGCCTCGCTCGAGGACGTCTTCCAGTCGTACACGACCGACGCCGAAACGGGGGTGCGTGCCCGATGA
- a CDS encoding DUF5518 domain-containing protein, translated as MVLPRLVHTLPPAWRFALIGSIASLPVIVVLNWLPNSEATIGGGIMIIGAFVAGVIAAIRSSDPGAAGLRAGLIGGALGLLVFIVTAGTTATWSLQRVVFVVFASGVVVCVAPLFGLGSGRVGGWVANTVGSRRTTNADAS; from the coding sequence ATGGTGTTACCTCGCCTCGTCCACACTCTTCCTCCGGCATGGAGATTCGCGCTCATCGGTTCAATCGCTTCGCTACCCGTCATCGTCGTGCTAAACTGGCTACCGAATTCGGAGGCGACCATCGGCGGTGGGATAATGATAATCGGAGCGTTCGTCGCAGGAGTCATCGCTGCGATCCGCTCGTCGGACCCAGGTGCTGCTGGACTCCGCGCTGGTCTCATTGGTGGCGCCCTCGGACTGCTCGTATTCATCGTGACGGCAGGGACGACGGCAACCTGGTCGCTACAGAGGGTCGTATTCGTCGTCTTCGCCAGTGGAGTGGTGGTGTGTGTTGCACCCCTATTCGGTCTCGGATCCGGTCGTGTCGGTGGGTGGGTAGCAAACACCGTTGGCTCCCGACGAACGACCAACGCGGACGCATCATAA
- the nrfD gene encoding NrfD/PsrC family molybdoenzyme membrane anchor subunit, which yields MGTKTPSEADILRPIGSTSTTYFIMVAIAGLAFLAFLVGWAYQLQEGLVVTALGDWGSGGGATWGIYIGAFIWWVGIAHGGIILSAAVRLLGMDRYMPVARLAELLTIAGLSAAGFYIIVHLGRPDRMVTSIIGHYHITIHGSPLVWDVTVITAYFVLTATYLSLTLRYDVSRLRDDLPDRLDPIYRFMTIGYTEKEDAIVERMVWWLALAIIIMAPLLLHGGVIPWLFAVLPNYPTWFGGVQGPQFLTIALTSAISGVIILAYSFRRAYDWDHIITDDIFRGLLLWLGFFCLLFLWLQLQQNITGLFQAPIDLTIAAFARATNPIYLASMSLVFVTLSYIFAQAIRPTLFTKRRAIVSGLAVLTATIMEKVLFVVEGFLHPTFDIYEAVPGVYVPGLIEILSILGTIGMVALIFLTVSKVFPVVELHAIEHLRDNHHPDDRE from the coding sequence ATGGGGACGAAAACGCCGAGTGAGGCCGACATTCTGCGGCCGATCGGGTCGACATCAACGACGTACTTCATCATGGTCGCCATCGCCGGGCTGGCGTTTCTCGCCTTTCTCGTCGGGTGGGCCTACCAGCTTCAGGAGGGGTTGGTCGTCACTGCCCTCGGAGACTGGGGAAGCGGCGGCGGCGCCACGTGGGGGATCTACATCGGCGCGTTCATCTGGTGGGTCGGCATCGCCCACGGCGGGATCATCCTCTCGGCCGCCGTCCGCCTGTTGGGGATGGATCGGTACATGCCGGTCGCCCGCCTCGCCGAGTTGCTGACCATCGCCGGGCTCTCCGCGGCCGGCTTTTACATCATCGTCCACCTCGGTCGGCCGGACCGGATGGTCACGAGCATCATCGGCCACTACCACATCACGATCCACGGCTCGCCGCTGGTGTGGGACGTGACCGTCATCACGGCGTACTTCGTATTGACGGCAACTTATCTCTCGCTGACGCTGCGGTACGACGTCAGTCGGCTCCGTGACGACCTTCCGGATCGTCTGGATCCGATCTACCGGTTCATGACGATCGGCTACACGGAAAAAGAGGACGCGATCGTCGAGCGGATGGTCTGGTGGCTCGCGCTCGCGATCATCATCATGGCCCCGCTGCTCCTCCACGGCGGCGTGATTCCGTGGCTGTTCGCCGTGTTGCCGAACTATCCGACCTGGTTCGGCGGCGTCCAGGGACCGCAGTTTCTCACCATCGCGCTCACGTCGGCCATCAGCGGCGTCATCATCCTCGCCTATTCGTTCCGACGCGCGTACGACTGGGATCACATCATCACCGACGACATCTTCCGTGGGTTGCTCCTCTGGCTCGGGTTCTTCTGTCTGCTCTTCCTGTGGTTGCAACTTCAGCAGAATATTACCGGCCTGTTTCAGGCCCCCATCGACCTGACGATTGCGGCGTTCGCCAGAGCCACGAACCCCATCTACCTCGCGTCGATGTCGCTGGTCTTCGTGACGCTGTCGTACATCTTCGCTCAGGCGATTCGCCCGACGCTGTTTACCAAGCGACGAGCGATCGTCTCCGGCCTCGCCGTCCTCACCGCGACGATCATGGAGAAGGTGTTGTTCGTCGTCGAGGGGTTCTTACACCCCACCTTCGACATCTACGAAGCCGTCCCGGGCGTCTACGTCCCCGGACTGATCGAGATCCTGTCGATCCTCGGGACGATCGGCATGGTGGCGCTCATCTTCCTGACCGTCTCCAAGGTCTTCCCCGTCGTCGAACTACACGCGATCGAACACCTCCGGGACAACCACCACCCGGACGACCGCGAGTAG